Proteins found in one Poecilia reticulata strain Guanapo linkage group LG15, Guppy_female_1.0+MT, whole genome shotgun sequence genomic segment:
- the dnajc12 gene encoding dnaJ homolog subfamily C member 12 has product MEAILGRKPEDLEDYYGLLGCDELSSTEQIVNEYKIRALACHPDKHQDNPTAVVDFQKLQEAKEVLCDEAKRRNYDLWKRSGISIPFQEWRALNDSVKTSMHWAVRTKKEPMLESCQPEDPAASQTDETLENPSNEAALCDFYHQRFRWASDSPSCLLQKFRNYEI; this is encoded by the exons ATGGAGGCTATCTTGGGTCGTAAACCTGAAGACTTGGAGGATTACTATGGGTTGTTAGGTTGTGATGAACTGTCATCG ACTGAGCAAATTGTGAATGAATACAAGATCAGAGCCTTAGCATGTCACCCAGATAAACACCAGGACAACCCAACTGCAG TGGTTGATTTCCAAAAGCTGCAAGAAGCCAAAGAGGTTCTGTGCGACGAAGCCAAACGGAGAAACTACGACCTGTGGAAAAGGAGTGGGATTAGTATTCCCTTCCAGGAATGGCGGGCCCTGAATGATTCGGTAAAAACG tcgATGCATTGGGCTGTGAGAACCAAGAAAGAACCGATGCTGGAGTCCTGCCAACCGGAAGATCCGGCTGCTTCACAGACCGACGAAACATTGGAGAATCCTTCAAACGAAGCAGCGTTAT gTGATTTCTATCATCAGCGTTTCCGTTGGGCCTCCGACTCCCCATCATGTCTGCTGCAGAAGTTCAgaaattatgaaatataa